From Triticum urartu cultivar G1812 chromosome 2, Tu2.1, whole genome shotgun sequence, a single genomic window includes:
- the LOC125535894 gene encoding protein transport protein SEC31 homolog B isoform X2: MACIKSAQRAALTALAPEAPYLAAGTMSGAVDMQFSASANIEIFSLDFQSDSPDLPLLAAAPSPDRFNRLCWSRPGAADGDSFSLGLLAGGLSDGSVAVWNPLSMISSEGQAEDVMVAQLEKHNGAVTGLEFSELTPNRLASGGNEGDICIWDLKNPCEPNVFPPLKNVGSNAQAEISCLTWNPKFQHILASASSNGITVWDLRTQKPLTSFSDSNRRNCSVLQWNPDMSTQLILASDDDNSPSLRVWDVRKTIAPVREFVGHSKGVIGMSWCPYDSSFLLTCAKDNRTICWDTVSGEIISELPTSSNGNFDIHWYRKIPGVVAASSYDGKIGVHNLEFSSLYAAGDSTVGASARPRAAAPKWLKCPTGASFGFGGKLVSFHPAQGTQAGTSEVHVHNLVIEQSLVSRSTEFEAAMQNRDKSALRALCDQKSQESLSEEEKETWSFLRVMFEDGDTARTKLLVHLGFNPPQEPTVNATDELSKALADTLNIDHGTDNMDAQFLADNGDDFFNNPQPSETSLAEEPMSTNVQEIEQEMPENIVPSDPSIDKSIQHALVVGDYKGAVNQCLAANRMADALVIAHAGGSALWGSTRNQYLKNSISPYLKVVSAMVGNDLMSFVSTWPLNAWKETLALLCTFAGKEEWNVLCDTLASRLLSAGDMLAATLCYICAGNIDKAVEIWSRNLSSEDGGKTYVDLLQDLMEKTITLALATGHKRFSASLSKLVENYAELLASQGLLKTAMEYLKLMGADENSDELTILRDRIAFSTEENDATRSSVPESSANSSSYLPNQRSYTPDPSQNLYQVPQQYNNVQSYPEVYPQPPNSRANVPSNTYPEVYPQSHNAAYSGYAGYQPQHQTQMFVPQNTPVDTQPSPAPLPVPHQTVKTFTPANVPSLKNPEQYHQASTLGSQLYTPPANSSYAPGPPAQFQSGPPTTFHQPAPPAQYQTVPPVPSVPGTNPNQMFTPAVPTNSASRFIPSTNQGFVQRPGLSPAQPSSPTQAQPPAQPTVAPPAPPPTVQTADTSNVSAELRPVIATLSRLFDETSKALGGAPAKKREIEDNSKKIGALFAKLNTGDISPNVSSKLIQMCSALDSSDFATAMQLQILLTTSDWDECNFWLSSLKRMIKTRQSFRV, encoded by the exons ATGGCGTGCATCAAGAGCGCGCAGCGCGCGGCGCTGACGGCGCTCGCGCCGGAGGCGCCCTACCTCGCCGCCGGCACCATGAGCGGCGCCGTCGACATGCAATTCTCCGCGTCGGCCAACATCGAGATCTTCAGCCTCGACTTCCAGTCCGACTCCCCCGACCTGCCCCTCCTCGCCGCGGCCCCCTCCCCCGACCGCTTCAACCGCCTCTGCTGGTCCCGCCCGGGCGCCGCCGACGGCGACTCCTTCTCCCTCGGCCTCCTCGCCGGCGGCCTCAGCGACGGCTCCGTCGCCGTCTGGAACCCGCTCAGCATGATCAG CTCCGAGGGGCAAGCGGAGGACGTCATGGTCGCGCAGCTCGAGAAGCACAACGGGGCG GTCACTGGATTGGAGTTTAGCGAGCTCACACCCAATCGGCTCGCTTCAGGGGGTAACGAGGGGGACATTTGCATCTGGGATCTCAAAAACCCCTGCGAGCCAAACGTCTTCCCGCCACTGAAG AATGTTGGTTCGAATGCTCAAGCTGAAATATCTTGCTTAACCTGGAATCCCAAGTTTCAGCATATACTAGCATCAGCTTCTAGTAACGGGATTACAG TTTGGGATTTGAGAACCCAGAAACCATTAACTAG CTTTTCAGATTCAAATAGAAGGAACTGTTCTGTTCTCCAGTGGAATCCAGACATGTCCACCCAGCTAATTCTTGCATCAGATGACGACAACTCTCCTTCTTTGAGA GTATGGGATGTGAGGAAAACCATTGCACCTGTACGGGAATTTGTGGGACACTCAAAAG GTGTAATTGGTATGTCATGGTGCCCCTATGACAGTTCATTCTTGCTTACTTGTGCTAAAGACAATAGAACAATATGCTGGGATACAGTTAGTGGAGAG ATTATCAGTGAGCTACCAACAAGCTCTAATGGTAACTTTGACATTCACTGGTACCGGAAAATTCCAGGTGTTGTAGCAGCATCTTCATATGATGGGAAGATCGGTGTACACAACTTGGAG TTCTCCAGCCTGTATGCAGCTGGTGACAGCACTGTTGGTGCCTCAG CGCGTCCAAGAGCTGCAGCTCCAAAATGGTTGAAATGCCCCACGGGTGCATCTTTCGGCTTTGGTGGCAAACTTGTTTCCTTCCATCCAGCCCAAGGCACACAAGCGGGTACTTCTGAG GTGCATGTGCATAATTTGGTGATTGAGCAGAGTCTAGTAAGCCGGTCAACTGAATTTGAAGCTGCTATGCAGAATAGGGACAAAAGTGCACTGCGTGCTTTGTGTGACCAAAAATCACAAGAATCTTT ATCCGAGGAGGAGAAAGAAACATGGAGCTTCTTAAGGGTTATGTTCGAGGATGGGGATACTGCCAGAACAAAATTGCTTGTTCATCTTGGATTCAATCCACCTCAAGAACCGACTGTGAATGCAACTGATGAGCTGAGCAAAGCATTGGCTGATACACTTAATATTGATCATGGTACTGATAATATGGATGCCCAATTTCTTGCTGATAACGGTGATGATTTTTTCAATAATCCTCAACCTTCAGAGACTAGCTTGGCTGAGGAGCCAATGTCTACAAATGTCCAAGAGATTGAGCAGGAAATGCCTGAAAATATTGTGCCATCTGATCCATCAATTGACAAAAGTATTCAACATGCATTGGTAGTTGGAGACTACAAAGGTGCTGTTAATCAGTGCCTTGCAGCAAATCGTATGGCTGATGCTCTGGTTATTGCCCATGCTGGTGGTTCTGCTCTATGGGGGAGCACCAGAAACCAATATCTTAAGAACAGTATCTCACCCTATTTAAAG GTTGTTTCTGCTATGGTTGGCAATGACTTGATGAGTTTTGTGAGTACATGGCCACTAAATGCATGGAAGGAAACACTTGCACTACTGTGCACA TTTGCCGGGAAAGAGGAATGGAATGTTTTATGTGACACTCTTGCATCTAGACTTCTGAGTGCTGGTGATATGCTAGCTGCGACCCTATGTTACATTTGTGCTGGAAATATTGATAAAGCTGTTGAAATATGGTCTCGCAACCTGAGCTCTGAAGATGGTGGAAAGACTTATGTTGATCTTCTCCAG GATTTGATGGAGAAGACCATTACTCTCGCCCTTGCCACGGGCCATAAGAGGTTTAGCGCGTCTCTATCTAAGCTTGTTGAGAACTATGCAGAGCTGTTGGCCAGTCAAGGCCTTCTTAAAACTGCAATGGAGTACTTGAAGCTTATGGGAGCAGATGAAAATTCAGATGAGCTGACTATACTGAGAGATCGAATTGCATTTTCTACAGAAG AGAATGATGCTACCAGGAGTTCTGTTCCAGAGAGTAGTGCCAACAGCTCCTCCTACCTACCAAATCAACGGAGCTACACCCCAGACCCTTCCCAGAATCTTTACCAG GTGCCTCAACAATATAATAATGTGCAAAGCTATCCAGAAGTTTACCCGCAACCACCTAATAGTAGAGCCAATGTGCCAAGCAATACATATCCAGAAGTTTACCCGCAATCACACAATGCAGCCTACTCGGGATATGCTGGATATCAACCTCAACATCAAACACAAATGTTTGTTCCTCAAAACACACCAGTGGACACCCAG CCAAGCCCGGCTCCATTACCGGTTCCACATCAAACAGTGAAGACATTTACTCCTGCAAACGTACCGAGTCTCAAAAACCCAGAGCAATATCACCAAGCAAGTACCTTGGGTTCCCAGCTCTACACG CCTCCTGCGAATTCATCATATGCTCCTGGACCACCTGCCCAGTTCCAAAGTGGACCTCCCACCACGTTTCATCAGCCTGCACCGCCGGCTCAATACCAGACTGTTCCACCCGTCCCTTCAGTTCCAGGAACAAACCCTAACCAGATGTTTACCCCTGCTGTTCCGACTAATTCAGCTTCTAGGTTTATACCGTCAACCAATCAAGGTTTTGTTCAGCGGCCAGGCTTGAGTCCTGCACAGCCCTCAAGTCCAACACAGGCGCAACCACCAGCTCAGCCTACCGTTGCTCCTCCTGCACCTCCCCCCACTGTGCAAACAGCTGATACATCGAATGTGTCTG CTGAGCTGAGACCTGTTATTGCAACACTGAGCAGACTATTTGATGAGACTTCCAAAGCCTTGGGAGGTGCACCAGCTAAAAAACGTGAAATTGAAGACAACTCAAAGAAGATTGGGGCATTATTTGCCAAACTCAACACTGGAGATATATCTCCAAATGTTTCATCAAAACTCATTCAGATGTGCAGTGCActtgatagtagtgattttgCCACTGCAATGCAACTTCAG ATTCTTCTGACGACCAGTGATTGGGATGAGTGCAACTTTTGGCTCTCATCATTGAAGCGTATGATCAAGACAAGGCAAAGCTTCAGAGTGTAA
- the LOC125535894 gene encoding protein transport protein SEC31 homolog B isoform X1: MACIKSAQRAALTALAPEAPYLAAGTMSGAVDMQFSASANIEIFSLDFQSDSPDLPLLAAAPSPDRFNRLCWSRPGAADGDSFSLGLLAGGLSDGSVAVWNPLSMISSEGQAEDVMVAQLEKHNGAVTGLEFSELTPNRLASGGNEGDICIWDLKNPCEPNVFPPLKNVGSNAQAEISCLTWNPKFQHILASASSNGITVVWDLRTQKPLTSFSDSNRRNCSVLQWNPDMSTQLILASDDDNSPSLRVWDVRKTIAPVREFVGHSKGVIGMSWCPYDSSFLLTCAKDNRTICWDTVSGEIISELPTSSNGNFDIHWYRKIPGVVAASSYDGKIGVHNLEFSSLYAAGDSTVGASARPRAAAPKWLKCPTGASFGFGGKLVSFHPAQGTQAGTSEVHVHNLVIEQSLVSRSTEFEAAMQNRDKSALRALCDQKSQESLSEEEKETWSFLRVMFEDGDTARTKLLVHLGFNPPQEPTVNATDELSKALADTLNIDHGTDNMDAQFLADNGDDFFNNPQPSETSLAEEPMSTNVQEIEQEMPENIVPSDPSIDKSIQHALVVGDYKGAVNQCLAANRMADALVIAHAGGSALWGSTRNQYLKNSISPYLKVVSAMVGNDLMSFVSTWPLNAWKETLALLCTFAGKEEWNVLCDTLASRLLSAGDMLAATLCYICAGNIDKAVEIWSRNLSSEDGGKTYVDLLQDLMEKTITLALATGHKRFSASLSKLVENYAELLASQGLLKTAMEYLKLMGADENSDELTILRDRIAFSTEENDATRSSVPESSANSSSYLPNQRSYTPDPSQNLYQVPQQYNNVQSYPEVYPQPPNSRANVPSNTYPEVYPQSHNAAYSGYAGYQPQHQTQMFVPQNTPVDTQPSPAPLPVPHQTVKTFTPANVPSLKNPEQYHQASTLGSQLYTPPANSSYAPGPPAQFQSGPPTTFHQPAPPAQYQTVPPVPSVPGTNPNQMFTPAVPTNSASRFIPSTNQGFVQRPGLSPAQPSSPTQAQPPAQPTVAPPAPPPTVQTADTSNVSAELRPVIATLSRLFDETSKALGGAPAKKREIEDNSKKIGALFAKLNTGDISPNVSSKLIQMCSALDSSDFATAMQLQILLTTSDWDECNFWLSSLKRMIKTRQSFRV; encoded by the exons ATGGCGTGCATCAAGAGCGCGCAGCGCGCGGCGCTGACGGCGCTCGCGCCGGAGGCGCCCTACCTCGCCGCCGGCACCATGAGCGGCGCCGTCGACATGCAATTCTCCGCGTCGGCCAACATCGAGATCTTCAGCCTCGACTTCCAGTCCGACTCCCCCGACCTGCCCCTCCTCGCCGCGGCCCCCTCCCCCGACCGCTTCAACCGCCTCTGCTGGTCCCGCCCGGGCGCCGCCGACGGCGACTCCTTCTCCCTCGGCCTCCTCGCCGGCGGCCTCAGCGACGGCTCCGTCGCCGTCTGGAACCCGCTCAGCATGATCAG CTCCGAGGGGCAAGCGGAGGACGTCATGGTCGCGCAGCTCGAGAAGCACAACGGGGCG GTCACTGGATTGGAGTTTAGCGAGCTCACACCCAATCGGCTCGCTTCAGGGGGTAACGAGGGGGACATTTGCATCTGGGATCTCAAAAACCCCTGCGAGCCAAACGTCTTCCCGCCACTGAAG AATGTTGGTTCGAATGCTCAAGCTGAAATATCTTGCTTAACCTGGAATCCCAAGTTTCAGCATATACTAGCATCAGCTTCTAGTAACGGGATTACAG TAGTTTGGGATTTGAGAACCCAGAAACCATTAACTAG CTTTTCAGATTCAAATAGAAGGAACTGTTCTGTTCTCCAGTGGAATCCAGACATGTCCACCCAGCTAATTCTTGCATCAGATGACGACAACTCTCCTTCTTTGAGA GTATGGGATGTGAGGAAAACCATTGCACCTGTACGGGAATTTGTGGGACACTCAAAAG GTGTAATTGGTATGTCATGGTGCCCCTATGACAGTTCATTCTTGCTTACTTGTGCTAAAGACAATAGAACAATATGCTGGGATACAGTTAGTGGAGAG ATTATCAGTGAGCTACCAACAAGCTCTAATGGTAACTTTGACATTCACTGGTACCGGAAAATTCCAGGTGTTGTAGCAGCATCTTCATATGATGGGAAGATCGGTGTACACAACTTGGAG TTCTCCAGCCTGTATGCAGCTGGTGACAGCACTGTTGGTGCCTCAG CGCGTCCAAGAGCTGCAGCTCCAAAATGGTTGAAATGCCCCACGGGTGCATCTTTCGGCTTTGGTGGCAAACTTGTTTCCTTCCATCCAGCCCAAGGCACACAAGCGGGTACTTCTGAG GTGCATGTGCATAATTTGGTGATTGAGCAGAGTCTAGTAAGCCGGTCAACTGAATTTGAAGCTGCTATGCAGAATAGGGACAAAAGTGCACTGCGTGCTTTGTGTGACCAAAAATCACAAGAATCTTT ATCCGAGGAGGAGAAAGAAACATGGAGCTTCTTAAGGGTTATGTTCGAGGATGGGGATACTGCCAGAACAAAATTGCTTGTTCATCTTGGATTCAATCCACCTCAAGAACCGACTGTGAATGCAACTGATGAGCTGAGCAAAGCATTGGCTGATACACTTAATATTGATCATGGTACTGATAATATGGATGCCCAATTTCTTGCTGATAACGGTGATGATTTTTTCAATAATCCTCAACCTTCAGAGACTAGCTTGGCTGAGGAGCCAATGTCTACAAATGTCCAAGAGATTGAGCAGGAAATGCCTGAAAATATTGTGCCATCTGATCCATCAATTGACAAAAGTATTCAACATGCATTGGTAGTTGGAGACTACAAAGGTGCTGTTAATCAGTGCCTTGCAGCAAATCGTATGGCTGATGCTCTGGTTATTGCCCATGCTGGTGGTTCTGCTCTATGGGGGAGCACCAGAAACCAATATCTTAAGAACAGTATCTCACCCTATTTAAAG GTTGTTTCTGCTATGGTTGGCAATGACTTGATGAGTTTTGTGAGTACATGGCCACTAAATGCATGGAAGGAAACACTTGCACTACTGTGCACA TTTGCCGGGAAAGAGGAATGGAATGTTTTATGTGACACTCTTGCATCTAGACTTCTGAGTGCTGGTGATATGCTAGCTGCGACCCTATGTTACATTTGTGCTGGAAATATTGATAAAGCTGTTGAAATATGGTCTCGCAACCTGAGCTCTGAAGATGGTGGAAAGACTTATGTTGATCTTCTCCAG GATTTGATGGAGAAGACCATTACTCTCGCCCTTGCCACGGGCCATAAGAGGTTTAGCGCGTCTCTATCTAAGCTTGTTGAGAACTATGCAGAGCTGTTGGCCAGTCAAGGCCTTCTTAAAACTGCAATGGAGTACTTGAAGCTTATGGGAGCAGATGAAAATTCAGATGAGCTGACTATACTGAGAGATCGAATTGCATTTTCTACAGAAG AGAATGATGCTACCAGGAGTTCTGTTCCAGAGAGTAGTGCCAACAGCTCCTCCTACCTACCAAATCAACGGAGCTACACCCCAGACCCTTCCCAGAATCTTTACCAG GTGCCTCAACAATATAATAATGTGCAAAGCTATCCAGAAGTTTACCCGCAACCACCTAATAGTAGAGCCAATGTGCCAAGCAATACATATCCAGAAGTTTACCCGCAATCACACAATGCAGCCTACTCGGGATATGCTGGATATCAACCTCAACATCAAACACAAATGTTTGTTCCTCAAAACACACCAGTGGACACCCAG CCAAGCCCGGCTCCATTACCGGTTCCACATCAAACAGTGAAGACATTTACTCCTGCAAACGTACCGAGTCTCAAAAACCCAGAGCAATATCACCAAGCAAGTACCTTGGGTTCCCAGCTCTACACG CCTCCTGCGAATTCATCATATGCTCCTGGACCACCTGCCCAGTTCCAAAGTGGACCTCCCACCACGTTTCATCAGCCTGCACCGCCGGCTCAATACCAGACTGTTCCACCCGTCCCTTCAGTTCCAGGAACAAACCCTAACCAGATGTTTACCCCTGCTGTTCCGACTAATTCAGCTTCTAGGTTTATACCGTCAACCAATCAAGGTTTTGTTCAGCGGCCAGGCTTGAGTCCTGCACAGCCCTCAAGTCCAACACAGGCGCAACCACCAGCTCAGCCTACCGTTGCTCCTCCTGCACCTCCCCCCACTGTGCAAACAGCTGATACATCGAATGTGTCTG CTGAGCTGAGACCTGTTATTGCAACACTGAGCAGACTATTTGATGAGACTTCCAAAGCCTTGGGAGGTGCACCAGCTAAAAAACGTGAAATTGAAGACAACTCAAAGAAGATTGGGGCATTATTTGCCAAACTCAACACTGGAGATATATCTCCAAATGTTTCATCAAAACTCATTCAGATGTGCAGTGCActtgatagtagtgattttgCCACTGCAATGCAACTTCAG ATTCTTCTGACGACCAGTGATTGGGATGAGTGCAACTTTTGGCTCTCATCATTGAAGCGTATGATCAAGACAAGGCAAAGCTTCAGAGTGTAA